The DNA region TCTCTTCTAACGCTAACGTTTCTACGAATTTATTTACAAATCTTGCTAATCCTGTTACACTCGTCTGTATCAAATCCAAGTCCAGTAGCGGCATGACCGGCACTATTATTCTATAACGATCTTTGAAGCAGTCAATAACAGCATCAAAGTTGCTCAACTCTCCAAATAATCCGTGAAGTAATAACAGCGGTTCGCCTTTGCCTTCATCGACATATCTAAACTTATCCAGATTTTTTAATTCGTACTTCATATATATTTATCTCCGCGCCATATAATTGTTTGCCGTATGCAAAGAAAATAAATTTTCAAGTTTATGGAACAATTTTAATTATTTGTTCGCTATTTATGAAAACCATTTTTTAATTGTGATAGCATATCTCCAAATATCGGAATTATTTTTTCAAATAAATGCACCGATGTCGGACCCAAGTCACAAACTGCTGCAAATGTATAAGAATGTATTTTTACATTATCAGAAATTAAATGTAAGCCATTCGCATAAAACAAAAGCATACTGAATATTGCTATGTACCCTAATCCGTATAACAAAATTCCCCCGATTCGGTTCAACCAACCTAACATTATTGCCCTCATTACTTTAGAAATTGTGTTAGCAATCAGTCTAACCATAAATATTGTCACTATAATCAATAGTAAAAATACAATGAAAGGTAACCAAACGGCGGTCTCACCTTTTGATTGAAAATAGGCTGAAACACTTGCAGAAAATCTCAATGCGATCAATAATCCAAGATATAATGCAAAAAAGGAACAAATGGCAACCACTAGTCCCTTTTTCCACCCCTTATATATAGCCATGACTATTAAAAGAAGGGTGATAATGTCTATAATCATAGCATTATTTAGCTAAAAGACTTTTAACTGTTGTGGAGATTGCACGACCGTCTGCTTTCCCCGCCAAAGATTTAGAAGCTACGCCCATCACTTTGCCCATGTCTGCTGGAGAGGTTGCTCCGACTTGTGCGATGATGGCAGAGATCTCAGCATCTAATTCCTCTTGTGATAATTGTTTAGGTAAAAACTTTTCGATTACTGCGATTTCTTCTTTTTCTTTCGCTGCTAATTCTGGACGGTTTTGTGTTTCGTACAATTCCGCAGAATCTCTTCTTTCTTTTGCCATTTTAGCCAAAAGTTTGATTTCTGCTTCTGGTGTTATTTCACCATTTGCACCTGGTTCTACTTTTGCTTTAATGATTTCTGCTTTGATAGCACGCAATGCTCTTAAAGTTGCTTCATCCTTAGATTTCATGGCTTCTTTTAATTCTACCATGATATTTTGTTCCAAACTCATTATGATAATGTTTTAAAAAATTAATTAATCTGCTTTGTTTTCGGCAATTTGTTTTGCTCTAAATTTTTCATTGAAAGTTTTGGAAAATGCTTTCAAATCTTCTGCGAGATCACCGTAGTTAGTAGCTCTTTTCAATGTATCTGACATACTTGATAAGGTTTGATAAAAGAAGTCGCCCATCTCATCTACCATCATATCTTTGGTCCAAAGATCCATACGCAAAGCACTCTTGTCCGCGCTATCCCAAAAAGCAACCATCATTGCTTTGGCAGCTTGCGCATCATCTGCGGAACTATCACTCGCTTTCCAACTGATATGATCAGGCACTTTATTATCATCCAAAACTACATCTATACTTATCGTCGACTTATGCATATTTTTTAAATTTTGCCCAGCAAAGGTAATCATTGCCATCAAATAATGGGCTAATTCGCCTGATGTGCAATATTGTCCGATAATTATTTGCGTAGAAATACAAAAAAATTGTAGTTTCATGGCGATTAATCGTTGTAAGAAAAACATTTTAAATAATGGGCAGACCTCAACCTGGAACCTTTATTCCTTTTCAAAGTGCATATATAGACAAGACTCGCGGTGAAAATATTGCAGAGCTTATCCAAAATCATAGTGATGAGTTGATCCAATTTTATATTTCTATTCCAGAAGAAAAAGCGGATTACGCTTATGCTCCTGACAAATGGACAGTGAAAGAAGTTTTGCAACACGTGATTGATAACGATCGTATTTTTTCATACCGAATGTTAGCATTTTCTCGTGGAGATCAAAATGTATTGCCAGGCTACGAACAAGATGATTATATCCGTAATGCCCAAATTGAGAACAAATCATTTTTACATTTAAAGGAAGAATTTCTTTTTAATAGAAAATCAGTAGAATTATTAATTCAATCTTTTTCTGATGAACAATTAGCGATTATAGGTAAAATAGCAGATTATCAAATAACGATAAATACAGGTTGTTATATTTTATTTGGTCATGCGCTGCATCACATGGTGATTTTAAAAGAAAGATATGGTGTTTGATCGTTATTTGAATAAATTATTACTATTAGAAAACTAACAATTCAGCGTTGATATTAAAGGTCGAAATGACAGACATTTATGTAAAAAATAATTTTGCAAAAAGGTGACGTCATAAATGACTAAATAAAGAGTACAAAAAGTTCCAATAAAAAATTATTTCCGTTTTTAAACTATTCGATATAAAAGCTATCATACATCTCTATAAATGAAATATTGTTGCATTTTTATATTTCGATTTATATAATCCATCAATAGTCTAATCTTAATCGGCAAAAAATTATGAAATTGAAATTACTTTTTAGTGCGTGTTTGCTGCTTATAAGTGTTTCGAGTTTTTCAAAAAACTATTTTAAATCGCCACATTTTAAATATGAAGATTTAAATAATGCTTTTACAGGTATCGTTACCGATGAACAAACGAGCAAGCCATTACCTGGAGCGACAGTTTCGATTCCAGATCTGCACCTCACCGTAGAGACGGATGAGAATGGAAAATATGCAATTAAGAATATACCGAATGGAACCTATTTACTTCAGATAAGTTATGAAGGCTATGGAACTTTTATACAAAAAATCGACTTTTCAACTACTACTTCATTGAATGTTAAACTTAAAATTTCCATAATTGAGTCCAATAATATTGTCGTAACAGGAGTATCAAAAGCGACAGAAATTAAACGAGATCCCGTACCAATGGTAGTTGTAAACAAATCCTATATTAATCAACGTGCAGGTGCTGGTAATGTGATTGATGAGATTTCTAATATTCCAGGAGTAAGTGCAGTGACCACTGGTCCGAATATATCCAAACCATTTATACATGGTCTCGGATACAATAGAGTTATTACTGCAGAGGATGGTATAAGGCAAGAAGGCCAACAATGGGGGGATGAGCATGGAATCGAAGTGGATCAAAATTCAATAGATCGTATCGAAATAATTAAAGGTCCAGCTAGTTTAAGTTTTGGTTCGGATGCAATTGCCGGTGTTGTCAATCTTATAACACCGCAACCCGTTCCAAATGGCAAAATATTAGGTTCCGTTATGGGAACGTATGGAACAAATAATGGCTTAGTTAATACCTCATTTCGTTTACAAGGCAATCATAATGGATTTGTCTGGGGAACCATAATCTCTGATAAAGAAGCAAAGAATTACCAAAATCAGCATGATGGGAGAGTCTACGCCACTAATTTCAAAGAAAAAGATGCAAGAGTCATGGTCGGTTTGAATAAATCTTGGGGTTACTCTTATTTAAATGCTTCTTTATTTGATGATGAGCAGGCGATTCCTGATGGAAGCCGCGACTCTGCCACACGCAAATTTACCTATCAGAATACGGAGGCAGATCTGTCTCGCCCCATCGTACCGGAATCTATGTTAAACACATACAAATTACCCACCTTACACCAACGTGTGCAATTGTATCGGATATACGACAATAGTAATATACGATTAGGAAAAGGTAATCTCTTGATGAATTTTGGATATCAATATAGTCATCGTCGAGAATATACGCATCCAGAATACGCAGAAATTCCAGGTTTAAATTTGGAATTAACAACACTAACTTATGATGTAAAATACAATATTTTTCTTGGCAAAGAATATGATCTCACATTTGGGGTAAATGGCATGTATCAAAACAATTCGCTAGGTTATAGTACTGATTTTCCAATACCTGCGTATCATCAATTTGATATCGGATCATTTGCTGTTTTGAAAAAGAGTTTTGGTAAATTAGATCTTTCTGGTGGCTTAAGA from Rhizosphaericola mali includes:
- a CDS encoding DinB family protein → MGRPQPGTFIPFQSAYIDKTRGENIAELIQNHSDELIQFYISIPEEKADYAYAPDKWTVKEVLQHVIDNDRIFSYRMLAFSRGDQNVLPGYEQDDYIRNAQIENKSFLHLKEEFLFNRKSVELLIQSFSDEQLAIIGKIADYQITINTGCYILFGHALHHMVILKERYGV
- the gldC gene encoding gliding motility protein GldC; its protein translation is MKLQFFCISTQIIIGQYCTSGELAHYLMAMITFAGQNLKNMHKSTISIDVVLDDNKVPDHISWKASDSSADDAQAAKAMMVAFWDSADKSALRMDLWTKDMMVDEMGDFFYQTLSSMSDTLKRATNYGDLAEDLKAFSKTFNEKFRAKQIAENKAD
- a CDS encoding CvpA family protein, whose product is MIIDIITLLLIVMAIYKGWKKGLVVAICSFFALYLGLLIALRFSASVSAYFQSKGETAVWLPFIVFLLLIIVTIFMVRLIANTISKVMRAIMLGWLNRIGGILLYGLGYIAIFSMLLFYANGLHLISDNVKIHSYTFAAVCDLGPTSVHLFEKIIPIFGDMLSQLKNGFHK
- a CDS encoding TonB-dependent receptor; translated protein: MKLKLLFSACLLLISVSSFSKNYFKSPHFKYEDLNNAFTGIVTDEQTSKPLPGATVSIPDLHLTVETDENGKYAIKNIPNGTYLLQISYEGYGTFIQKIDFSTTTSLNVKLKISIIESNNIVVTGVSKATEIKRDPVPMVVVNKSYINQRAGAGNVIDEISNIPGVSAVTTGPNISKPFIHGLGYNRVITAEDGIRQEGQQWGDEHGIEVDQNSIDRIEIIKGPASLSFGSDAIAGVVNLITPQPVPNGKILGSVMGTYGTNNGLVNTSFRLQGNHNGFVWGTIISDKEAKNYQNQHDGRVYATNFKEKDARVMVGLNKSWGYSYLNASLFDDEQAIPDGSRDSATRKFTYQNTEADLSRPIVPESMLNTYKLPTLHQRVQLYRIYDNSNIRLGKGNLLMNFGYQYSHRREYTHPEYAEIPGLNLELTTLTYDVKYNIFLGKEYDLTFGVNGMYQNNSLGYSTDFPIPAYHQFDIGSFAVLKKSFGKLDLSGGLRYDHRAFDGKAAYVNNDALPFPSLYYGANPTSTTDVVQQFAALNKSFQGMTGSFGATYNFTNAFLLKANIARGFRAPSIAELSANGADPGSQIYHVGNSNFKPEFNLQEDLGFYLTLPNVSASVDLYNNNISNYIFQEQVLDANGNPERVNEDGTADANGEYSKFTYVQTKARIYGGDFDVDIHPISWLHFENSLTLTYGTNHGNNGAVADSLKYLPYIPPMHTHSELHATFTRGFGNFKNAYAFVGFDHYNQQNRFFAAYQTETYTAGYNLLSAGVGCNVVNKKGNKILELFIEGNNLANVNYQSNMSRLKYFDNPTVPAGVQPGIFNMGRNVSIKVIVPFDISPKQKENKPS
- a CDS encoding GatB/YqeY domain-containing protein, which translates into the protein MSLEQNIMVELKEAMKSKDEATLRALRAIKAEIIKAKVEPGANGEITPEAEIKLLAKMAKERRDSAELYETQNRPELAAKEKEEIAVIEKFLPKQLSQEELDAEISAIIAQVGATSPADMGKVMGVASKSLAGKADGRAISTTVKSLLAK